In a single window of the Deltaproteobacteria bacterium genome:
- the mreD gene encoding rod shape-determining protein MreD, translated as MRLWFLFILYAIFIIALKSAWNIPCDFLLIAVIYLGFYEDWQMGFLLTLLFGFLLDVVSFGPLGLSIFSFGVVYVLIRFFRKKILIQSWESRFFWVFLLTFIAGIMALSFLDWSSQTVDYLKIYLPRLLWASIVNGVFGIFLLSFFKWYRNLKWRDLFKTKDILLKK; from the coding sequence ATGAGACTTTGGTTTTTATTCATTCTGTATGCCATTTTTATTATTGCGCTAAAAAGCGCGTGGAACATTCCCTGCGATTTTCTTTTGATCGCCGTCATTTATCTTGGATTTTACGAAGATTGGCAAATGGGGTTTTTGTTGACACTCTTGTTCGGTTTTCTTTTGGATGTGGTGTCGTTCGGTCCATTGGGATTAAGCATTTTTTCCTTCGGAGTTGTGTACGTTTTGATCCGGTTTTTCAGAAAAAAAATTCTGATTCAATCATGGGAATCCCGTTTTTTCTGGGTTTTTCTGCTCACCTTTATTGCCGGAATCATGGCGTTGAGTTTTCTGGACTGGTCGAGTCAAACGGTTGATTATCTCAAAATATATCTCCCGCGTTTGTTGTGGGCCTCCATTGTAAACGGTGTTTTTGGAATTTTTTTGTTATCTTTTTTCAAATGGTATCGCAATTTGAAGTGGCGGGATTTATTCAAAACTAAAGATATTCTCTTGAAGAAGTAG
- the mreC gene encoding rod shape-determining protein MreC: MVQRLKPSWQFLIPLVLVIFFLSLLSSKTRRAPWYEQWAWNVVAPVTTVFSWFGGGLYHTWDRYVYLVGAQRENERLQEELKKLRQKMVAFEESVAENERLVHLLDLKNTQSPASVAARVIAYDPRSEFKSVRINKGSRDGLLPDMPVIATEGLVGKVGPVFDHDAIVLLIIDPASTVDAFVERSRVRGLLNGAAKKTELRPCYFLTRLEYLKRSSDIQAGDQVITSGLDQLYPKGILVGTVETVEHNRYGIFVDAEVVPTVDFSRLEEVLVLKK; encoded by the coding sequence ATGGTCCAACGACTTAAACCATCCTGGCAATTTCTCATTCCACTTGTTCTTGTTATTTTTTTTCTTTCGCTTCTTTCCTCGAAAACAAGACGTGCCCCTTGGTATGAACAATGGGCGTGGAATGTTGTTGCGCCCGTTACAACGGTGTTCTCGTGGTTTGGAGGCGGCCTTTATCATACTTGGGATCGCTATGTTTATCTGGTAGGGGCCCAAAGAGAAAATGAGAGGCTTCAGGAAGAACTAAAAAAGTTGCGGCAAAAAATGGTTGCCTTTGAAGAAAGCGTTGCCGAAAATGAAAGGCTTGTGCACTTGCTCGATTTAAAAAACACGCAATCGCCCGCTTCTGTTGCCGCACGGGTTATTGCCTATGATCCACGCTCCGAATTTAAAAGTGTACGCATCAACAAAGGGAGTAGGGACGGACTCCTGCCCGACATGCCCGTTATTGCCACGGAGGGTTTGGTGGGAAAAGTGGGTCCCGTTTTTGATCACGACGCGATTGTTTTATTGATTATCGATCCTGCCAGTACTGTCGATGCCTTTGTGGAACGTTCCCGTGTGCGGGGACTTTTGAACGGCGCCGCGAAAAAGACGGAGCTAAGACCCTGTTATTTTTTAACCCGTCTGGAATATCTGAAACGCTCAAGCGATATTCAAGCCGGAGATCAGGTGATTACTTCCGGTTTGGATCAACTCTATCCAAAGGGAATTTTGGTGGGGACTGTTGAAACGGTGGAGCATAATCGTTACGGAATTTTTGTTGATGCCGAGGTGGTTCCCACCGTTGATTTTTCACGTCTGGAAGAAGTTTTGGTCCTGAAAAAATGA
- a CDS encoding rod shape-determining protein: MFLDSIFGFFSNDLAIDLGTANTLVYLKGKGIIANEPSVVAVQKDIRGIKRVLAVGREAKEMLGRTAGLIEAIRPMKDGVIADFEVTEAMLRYFIRKAHNRKTLIRPRIMICIPFGITEVEKRAVRESAESAGAREVYLIEEPMAAAIGAGLPITEPSGNMVVDIGGGTTEVAVISLAGIVFSKSIRVAGDKMDEAIIQYMKRKYNLLIGERTAEAIKIQIGTAYPNGEITTMEIKGRDLVAGVPKTLTIHSEEVREAIMEPINAIVEAVKITLERTPPELAADIVDKGIVLTGGGALLRNLDILLREETGLPVTVAEDPLCCVVLGTGKALDQLDVLKGLTVT, from the coding sequence ATGTTTTTAGATTCTATCTTCGGTTTTTTCTCCAATGATTTGGCGATTGATTTGGGCACGGCCAACACCCTTGTTTATCTTAAGGGCAAGGGAATCATCGCCAACGAACCTTCTGTCGTGGCGGTTCAAAAAGACATCCGCGGTATCAAACGTGTTTTGGCGGTGGGCAGAGAGGCCAAAGAAATGCTGGGACGCACCGCCGGTTTGATTGAGGCGATCCGCCCGATGAAAGACGGAGTCATCGCCGATTTTGAAGTGACCGAAGCCATGCTCCGCTACTTTATCCGCAAAGCTCACAATAGAAAAACTTTGATTCGCCCGCGCATCATGATTTGCATTCCCTTCGGCATTACCGAAGTGGAAAAAAGAGCGGTGCGTGAATCGGCCGAATCAGCCGGCGCTAGGGAAGTTTATTTGATTGAAGAACCCATGGCCGCGGCCATCGGGGCTGGTCTTCCCATTACGGAACCTTCCGGAAATATGGTCGTCGATATCGGCGGAGGTACCACCGAAGTGGCGGTGATTTCTCTCGCGGGCATTGTTTTTTCCAAATCAATCCGCGTCGCGGGCGATAAAATGGATGAAGCGATCATCCAATACATGAAACGGAAATATAATTTGCTGATCGGAGAAAGAACCGCCGAGGCGATTAAAATTCAAATTGGAACGGCCTACCCCAATGGCGAAATTACAACGATGGAAATCAAGGGAAGAGACCTTGTCGCGGGAGTTCCCAAAACACTCACCATTCATTCCGAAGAGGTACGGGAAGCCATCATGGAACCAATCAACGCCATTGTTGAGGCGGTTAAAATTACGCTGGAAAGAACCCCGCCGGAATTGGCCGCGGATATTGTCGATAAAGGAATTGTATTAACAGGGGGCGGTGCACTTTTAAGAAATCTTGATATTTTATTGCGTGAAGAAACAGGGCTTCCTGTCACGGTAGCAGAGGATCCTCTCTGTTGTGTGGTGCTGGGGACGGGCAAAGCCCTTGATCAACTCGATGTCCTCAAGGGACTCACCGTAACTTAA
- a CDS encoding HAD hydrolase-like protein, which translates to MNLELIKTQIEKAKALVFDFDGTLVDSNAIKQNAFAKCFFEYPKQLDAIMVYCNSYNNIPRVVKFRHVFENILKLPYPPEVEQLMLDRYASETTEQVIGAAEIPGAIRFLKKVASKKETALLSSTPHEFLLRILERRGLKKYFGRIQGAPVDKKVWLENYVGSRGFSKTEVLFFGDSPEDVQAATGAQVPFIGVGMRSEIQYVIASFESLL; encoded by the coding sequence ATGAATCTGGAACTTATCAAAACACAGATTGAAAAAGCGAAGGCGCTTGTTTTTGATTTTGATGGAACGCTCGTGGATTCCAATGCCATCAAACAAAATGCCTTTGCGAAATGCTTTTTTGAGTATCCAAAACAACTTGATGCCATTATGGTCTATTGCAATAGCTATAATAATATTCCCCGAGTTGTAAAATTCAGGCATGTGTTTGAAAATATCTTGAAACTTCCTTATCCTCCGGAAGTGGAGCAACTCATGCTGGATCGCTATGCCTCGGAAACCACTGAACAGGTGATTGGCGCCGCCGAAATACCCGGTGCCATCCGTTTTTTGAAAAAAGTAGCGTCAAAAAAAGAAACAGCTCTGCTCTCCAGTACCCCCCACGAATTTCTTCTCCGAATTCTTGAGAGGCGAGGGTTAAAGAAATATTTTGGAAGAATTCAAGGCGCCCCTGTGGATAAAAAAGTTTGGTTGGAAAATTATGTCGGAAGTCGCGGCTTTTCCAAAACGGAAGTTTTGTTTTTTGGTGATTCGCCGGAAGATGTCCAAGCCGCAACGGGGGCCCAAGTTCCTTTTATTGGAGTAGGAATGCGTTCAGAAATCCAATATGTCATTGCCAGTTTTGAATCTTTACTATAG
- the rlmN gene encoding 23S rRNA (adenine(2503)-C(2))-methyltransferase RlmN yields MKPVITDFDSSSLKEALLRLGLKTYAFCQIIQWLYQKRVTSFDEMTNLSEKNRQLLKENFRFSSTKVADIKHSADGTCLFLFELSDGKKIEGVYIPAITGRITLCLSTQVGCAMGCHFCRTGEMGLLRNLTQGEILEQVLMIQRCFPAEQVTNIVFMGMGEPMANLKAVSGALKILEDKKAFGFAKRRITVSTAGLVPKMFEFIQDNKTKLAVSLHAPNDKLRNELMPINKRYPLAELMQFCRDYNRICKLPVIFEYILLKGVNDAPELLEELIRLLNGVSAKINLIPFNSFPESQYQPSSAETVEMWRDRLYEAGIQTNVRAERGRDILAACGQLAA; encoded by the coding sequence ATGAAACCTGTTATTACCGATTTTGATTCTTCCTCACTCAAAGAGGCGTTGCTGAGACTTGGGTTGAAGACCTATGCTTTTTGCCAGATTATCCAGTGGCTCTATCAAAAGAGAGTTACTTCCTTTGATGAAATGACCAATCTTTCAGAAAAAAACCGTCAACTTTTAAAGGAAAACTTCCGGTTTTCTTCAACCAAAGTCGCGGATATCAAACATTCCGCTGATGGCACCTGTCTTTTTCTGTTTGAACTGTCCGATGGAAAGAAAATTGAGGGTGTTTACATTCCGGCAATAACGGGTCGAATCACCCTTTGTCTTTCTACCCAAGTTGGGTGTGCCATGGGTTGCCATTTTTGCCGGACAGGGGAGATGGGTTTGTTACGAAATTTAACTCAAGGGGAAATTTTGGAACAGGTTTTAATGATCCAACGCTGTTTCCCCGCAGAACAGGTGACGAATATTGTTTTCATGGGGATGGGAGAACCGATGGCCAATCTCAAAGCTGTGAGTGGGGCACTGAAAATTTTGGAAGATAAAAAAGCTTTTGGATTTGCAAAACGCAGAATCACGGTTTCCACCGCCGGTTTGGTTCCCAAAATGTTTGAATTTATTCAGGATAACAAAACGAAACTGGCTGTTTCTCTTCATGCCCCCAATGACAAACTTCGTAATGAGTTGATGCCAATCAACAAGCGCTACCCTTTGGCGGAGCTCATGCAGTTTTGCAGAGACTACAATCGCATTTGCAAATTGCCCGTGATTTTTGAATATATTTTACTCAAAGGCGTGAATGATGCGCCCGAATTGCTGGAAGAATTGATTCGCTTACTCAATGGAGTTTCTGCCAAAATTAATTTGATTCCTTTTAATTCTTTTCCGGAATCACAGTATCAACCTTCGTCTGCCGAGACGGTTGAAATGTGGCGCGACCGATTGTATGAAGCGGGAATTCAAACGAACGTTCGGGCAGAACGCGGACGAGATATTCTAGCCGCCTGCGGACAATTGGCGGCTTGA